In Streptomyces sp. NBC_01426, one genomic interval encodes:
- a CDS encoding NADH-quinone oxidoreductase subunit J, translated as MSAIAAAATVTSTGEAVQFWVLGTVAVIGALCTILMKKAVHSALCLAGTMIILAVFYLANGAYFLGVVQVVVYTGAIMMLFLFVVMLVGVTAADSLTETLKGQRWLAVLCGLGFGILLIAGIANAGITHFNGLGRVNSAGHVEGLAELIFTRYIFAFEITGALLITAAVGAMVLTHRERTERAPSQRELAEQRVRGGVQLPPLPAPGVYARHNAVDVAGLLPDGTPSELTVSKTLRARGQIRDVSSEAIGDLKALEQRSSERLGREEASK; from the coding sequence ATGAGCGCCATCGCCGCCGCGGCCACCGTCACCTCCACCGGCGAGGCCGTCCAGTTCTGGGTCCTCGGCACGGTCGCCGTGATCGGCGCGCTGTGCACGATCCTGATGAAGAAGGCCGTGCACAGCGCACTGTGCCTGGCCGGAACCATGATCATCCTGGCGGTCTTCTACCTCGCCAACGGCGCGTACTTCCTGGGCGTCGTCCAGGTCGTCGTCTACACCGGCGCCATCATGATGCTGTTCCTCTTCGTGGTCATGCTCGTCGGCGTCACCGCCGCGGACTCGCTCACCGAGACCCTCAAGGGGCAGCGCTGGCTGGCCGTCCTGTGCGGGCTCGGCTTCGGCATCCTGCTGATCGCCGGCATCGCCAACGCGGGGATCACCCACTTCAACGGACTCGGCCGGGTCAACTCCGCCGGGCACGTCGAAGGCCTCGCCGAGCTGATCTTCACCCGGTACATCTTCGCCTTCGAGATCACCGGCGCCCTGCTGATCACCGCGGCCGTCGGCGCGATGGTGCTGACGCACCGCGAGCGCACCGAGCGGGCCCCCAGCCAGCGCGAACTCGCCGAACAGCGGGTGCGCGGGGGCGTACAGCTCCCGCCGCTGCCCGCCCCCGGCGTGTACGCCCGACACAACGCGGTGGACGTCGCCGGTCTGCTGCCGGACGGCACCCCGTCCGAGCTGACCGTGAGCAAGACGCTGCGCGCCCGCGGCCAGATCCGCGACGTGTCCAGCGAGGCGATCGGCGACCTCAAGGCGCTGGAGCAGCGTTCCTCGGAGCGCCTCGGCCGTGAGGAGGCCTCGAAGTGA
- the nuoL gene encoding NADH-quinone oxidoreductase subunit L produces MENLIALLVAAPLLGAAVLLCGGRRLDKAGHWLGTLLAAASFGIGVALFSDMLSRPGDDRAMFQRLYTWIPVEGFQADVAFQLDQLSMTFVLLITGVGTLIHVYSIGYMEHDERRRRFFGYLNLFLAAMLLLVLADNYLLLYVGWEGVGLASYLLIGFWQHKPSAATAAKKAFLVNRVGDIGLSIAIMLMFTTFGTFAFGPVFGAVDEAGEGTLTAIALMLLLAACGKSAQVPLQSWLGDAMEGPTPVSALIHAATMVTAGVYLITRSGAIFNAAPDAQTAVVVVGAVTLIFGAIVGCAKDDIKKALAGSTMSQIGYMILAAGLGPIGYAFAIMHLVTHGFFKAGLFLGAGSVMHGMNDEVDMRRFGGLRKFMPVTFVTFGLGYLAIIGFPGLSGFWSKDKIIEAAFAKGGTEGWILGAVTLVGAALTAYYMTRVMLLTFFGEKRWQPDAAGHEPDPHESPKSMTIPMIVLAFGSVFAGALFSFNESFVKWLEPVTSFEHGHSPLSAGVITAATVVVLIIGVGIAYAQYGRKPVPVVAPRGSLLTRAARRDLLQDDFNHVVLVRGGEHLTRSLVYVDHSLVDGVVNGTAASVGGLSGRLRKLQNGYARSYAVSMFGGTAILIAATLLMRAV; encoded by the coding sequence GTGGAGAATCTGATTGCGCTGCTGGTGGCGGCGCCCCTGCTCGGGGCGGCGGTGCTGCTGTGCGGCGGCCGGCGCCTCGACAAGGCCGGCCACTGGCTCGGCACCCTGCTCGCCGCGGCCTCCTTCGGCATCGGCGTGGCCCTGTTCAGCGACATGCTGAGCCGGCCCGGCGACGACCGGGCCATGTTCCAGCGGCTGTACACCTGGATCCCGGTGGAGGGCTTCCAGGCCGACGTCGCGTTCCAGCTCGACCAGCTGTCGATGACGTTCGTCCTGCTGATCACCGGGGTGGGCACGCTCATCCACGTGTACTCGATCGGGTACATGGAGCACGACGAGCGGCGCCGCCGCTTCTTCGGCTACCTCAACCTCTTCCTCGCGGCGATGCTGCTGCTGGTCCTCGCCGACAACTACCTGCTGCTGTACGTCGGGTGGGAGGGCGTGGGCCTGGCCTCGTACCTGCTCATCGGCTTCTGGCAGCACAAGCCCAGCGCGGCCACCGCCGCGAAGAAGGCCTTCCTGGTCAACCGGGTCGGCGACATCGGCCTGTCGATCGCCATCATGCTGATGTTCACCACGTTCGGGACCTTCGCCTTCGGGCCGGTGTTCGGCGCGGTGGACGAGGCGGGCGAGGGCACGCTGACCGCCATCGCCCTGATGCTGCTGCTGGCCGCCTGCGGCAAGTCGGCCCAGGTGCCGCTGCAGTCCTGGCTCGGCGACGCGATGGAGGGCCCGACCCCGGTCTCGGCCCTGATCCACGCCGCCACCATGGTCACCGCCGGCGTGTACCTCATCACCCGGTCCGGGGCGATCTTCAACGCCGCTCCGGACGCGCAGACCGCGGTCGTCGTGGTCGGCGCCGTCACCCTGATCTTCGGTGCGATCGTCGGTTGCGCGAAGGACGACATCAAGAAGGCCCTGGCGGGCTCCACGATGTCGCAGATCGGCTACATGATCCTCGCGGCGGGCCTCGGCCCCATCGGCTACGCCTTCGCGATCATGCACCTGGTGACGCACGGCTTCTTCAAGGCCGGCCTCTTCCTCGGCGCGGGTTCCGTGATGCACGGGATGAACGACGAGGTGGACATGCGCCGCTTCGGCGGCCTGCGGAAGTTCATGCCGGTCACCTTCGTCACCTTCGGCCTCGGCTACCTGGCCATCATCGGCTTCCCGGGCCTGTCGGGCTTCTGGTCCAAGGACAAGATCATCGAGGCGGCGTTCGCGAAGGGCGGCACCGAGGGCTGGATCCTCGGCGCGGTCACCCTGGTGGGCGCGGCACTCACCGCGTACTACATGACCCGCGTGATGCTCCTGACCTTCTTCGGCGAGAAGCGCTGGCAGCCCGACGCGGCGGGCCACGAGCCGGACCCGCACGAGTCCCCGAAGTCCATGACGATCCCCATGATCGTCCTCGCCTTCGGATCGGTCTTCGCCGGCGCCCTCTTCAGCTTCAACGAGTCCTTCGTGAAGTGGCTGGAGCCCGTCACGTCCTTCGAGCACGGCCACTCCCCGCTCAGCGCCGGCGTCATCACCGCCGCGACGGTCGTGGTCCTGATCATCGGCGTGGGCATCGCGTACGCGCAGTACGGCAGGAAGCCCGTACCGGTGGTCGCCCCGCGCGGCTCGCTCCTCACCCGGGCGGCCCGACGGGACCTGCTCCAGGACGACTTCAACCACGTCGTGCTGGTGCGCGGCGGGGAGCACCTGACCCGCTCCCTCGTGTACGTCGACCACAGTCTGGTCGACGGGGTGGTCAACGGGACGGCCGCCTCGGTCGGCGGGCTGTCGGGCCGGCTGCGCAAGCTGCAGAACGGCTATGCCCGCAGCTACGCGGTCTCGATGTTCGGGGGCACGGCGATCCTCATCGCCGCGACCCTGCTGATGAGGGCGGTGTGA
- the nuoH gene encoding NADH-quinone oxidoreductase subunit NuoH, which yields MSTLHIAAEDLSLFGRDVWWLVLLKAVFCFAFLMVTVLFSIVWERKVVAWMQLRIGPNRHGPWGMLQSLADGVKLMLKEDIVVKRADKVVYVLAPIIAAIPAFMAIAVIPFGPAGNEVSIFGQRTTMQLTDLPIAMLYILAVASVGIYGIVLAGWSSGSTYPLLGGLRSCAQMISYEIAMGAAFASVFLYSGSMSTSAIVEAQADRWYIILLPVSFIIYVITMVGETNRAPFDMPESEGDLVGGFNTEYSSIKFALFMLAEYVNMVTVSAVSVTLFLGGWRAPAPISTYWEGANHGWWPMLWFVLKVQLLLFFFIWLRGTLPRVRYDQLMKLGWKVLIPVSVVWLMLVATVRALRNENYDFQQIVLYVGGGVIALLLLSFVADLFRDKKHKTAAEAAEKAAATEPFDPLAGGFPVPPKPGQHLAPVPRRRARGDRELIGSGAAHSDSDREEGAENV from the coding sequence GTGAGCACCCTGCACATCGCTGCCGAGGACCTGTCCCTGTTCGGTCGGGACGTCTGGTGGCTCGTCCTCCTCAAGGCGGTCTTCTGCTTCGCCTTCCTGATGGTGACCGTGCTGTTCTCCATCGTGTGGGAACGCAAGGTCGTCGCCTGGATGCAGCTGCGCATCGGCCCGAACCGGCACGGCCCCTGGGGCATGCTCCAGTCGCTCGCCGACGGCGTGAAGCTGATGTTGAAGGAAGACATCGTCGTCAAGCGGGCCGACAAGGTCGTCTACGTCCTCGCCCCGATCATCGCGGCGATCCCGGCGTTCATGGCGATCGCGGTGATCCCCTTCGGGCCCGCGGGCAACGAGGTCTCGATCTTCGGCCAGCGCACCACGATGCAGCTGACCGACCTGCCCATCGCGATGCTGTACATCCTCGCGGTGGCCTCGGTCGGCATCTACGGCATCGTCCTCGCCGGCTGGTCCTCGGGCTCCACGTACCCGCTGCTCGGCGGCCTGCGCTCCTGCGCGCAGATGATCTCGTACGAGATCGCGATGGGCGCGGCCTTCGCCTCGGTCTTCCTCTACTCCGGGTCGATGTCGACCTCGGCGATCGTGGAGGCGCAGGCGGACCGCTGGTACATCATCCTGTTGCCGGTCTCCTTCATCATCTACGTCATCACGATGGTCGGCGAGACGAACCGCGCCCCCTTCGACATGCCGGAGTCCGAGGGCGACCTGGTCGGCGGCTTCAACACCGAGTACTCGTCGATCAAGTTCGCGCTGTTCATGCTGGCCGAGTACGTCAACATGGTCACCGTCTCCGCCGTCTCGGTCACCCTCTTCCTGGGCGGCTGGCGGGCCCCCGCGCCGATCTCCACCTACTGGGAGGGCGCGAACCACGGCTGGTGGCCGATGCTCTGGTTCGTCCTCAAGGTCCAGCTGCTGCTGTTCTTCTTCATCTGGCTGCGCGGCACGCTGCCACGCGTGCGCTACGACCAGCTGATGAAGCTCGGCTGGAAGGTGCTGATCCCGGTCTCCGTGGTCTGGCTGATGCTGGTCGCGACCGTCCGGGCCCTGCGGAACGAGAACTACGACTTCCAGCAGATCGTGCTCTACGTCGGTGGTGGGGTCATCGCCCTCCTGCTGCTGTCCTTCGTCGCCGACCTGTTCCGCGACAAGAAGCACAAGACGGCGGCGGAGGCGGCCGAGAAGGCCGCGGCGACGGAGCCCTTCGACCCGCTGGCGGGCGGGTTCCCCGTACCGCCCAAGCCCGGCCAGCACCTGGCACCCGTACCGCGCAGGCGAGCTCGCGGTGATCGGGAGCTCATCGGCAGTGGCGCGGCGCATTCCGACAGTGACCGAGAGGAGGGTGCAGAGAATGTCTGA
- the nuoF gene encoding NADH-quinone oxidoreductase subunit NuoF, translating to MTMAPEISENGTSPEKLLAPVLSAFWDEQRSWTLETYRRHEGYEGLRKALAMTPDDLIAYVKDSGLRGRGGAGFPTGMKWQFIPQGDGKPHYLVVNADESEPGTCKDIPLLFANPHSLIEGMIIACYAIRSTHAFIYLRGEVVPVLRRLHEAVREAYEAGYLGKDVLGSGLDLDITVHAGAGAYICGEETALLDSLEGRRGQPRLRPPFPAVEGLYACPTVVNNVESIASVPAILNKGKDWFKAMGTEKSPGFTLYSLSGHVCGPGQYEAPLGITLRQLLDMSGGMRPGHRLKFWTPGGSSTPMFTDEHLDVPLDYEGVGAAGSMLGTKALQCFDETTCVVRAVTRWTEFYAHESCGKCTPCREGTYWLVQLLRDIEAGKGVMSDLDKLNDIADNINGKSFCALGDGAASPIFSSLKYFREEYEQHITGKGCPFDPKKSTLWADTEVNA from the coding sequence ATGACGATGGCACCCGAGATCAGCGAGAACGGCACCAGCCCGGAGAAGCTCCTGGCACCCGTGCTGTCGGCGTTCTGGGACGAGCAGCGGTCCTGGACGCTGGAGACCTACCGGCGTCACGAGGGGTACGAGGGCCTGCGCAAGGCGCTCGCGATGACCCCGGACGACCTGATCGCCTACGTGAAGGACTCCGGTCTGCGCGGGCGCGGCGGCGCGGGCTTCCCCACCGGGATGAAGTGGCAGTTCATCCCGCAGGGCGACGGCAAGCCGCACTACCTCGTCGTGAACGCGGACGAGTCGGAGCCGGGAACCTGCAAGGACATCCCCCTCCTCTTCGCGAACCCGCACTCCCTCATCGAGGGAATGATCATCGCCTGCTATGCGATCCGGTCGACGCACGCCTTCATCTACCTGCGTGGCGAGGTCGTGCCGGTGCTGCGTCGCCTGCACGAGGCCGTGCGCGAGGCGTACGAGGCCGGCTACCTCGGCAAGGACGTCCTCGGGAGCGGACTCGACCTCGACATCACGGTGCACGCGGGAGCGGGCGCGTACATCTGCGGCGAGGAGACGGCACTGCTCGACTCCCTCGAAGGCCGGCGCGGTCAGCCCCGGCTGCGTCCCCCCTTCCCCGCCGTCGAGGGGCTCTACGCCTGCCCCACTGTCGTCAACAACGTCGAGTCCATCGCCTCGGTTCCCGCGATCCTGAACAAGGGCAAGGACTGGTTCAAGGCGATGGGGACCGAGAAGTCCCCCGGCTTCACGCTGTACTCGCTCTCCGGACACGTCTGCGGCCCCGGCCAGTACGAGGCCCCCCTCGGGATCACCCTGCGCCAGCTCCTCGACATGAGCGGCGGGATGCGCCCCGGGCACCGGCTGAAGTTCTGGACCCCGGGCGGTTCCTCCACCCCGATGTTCACGGACGAGCACCTCGACGTCCCCCTCGACTACGAGGGCGTCGGCGCCGCCGGCTCGATGCTCGGCACCAAGGCGCTCCAGTGCTTCGACGAGACGACCTGCGTGGTGCGGGCCGTCACCCGCTGGACCGAGTTCTACGCCCACGAGTCCTGCGGCAAGTGCACCCCCTGCCGCGAGGGCACGTACTGGCTCGTCCAGCTGCTCCGCGACATCGAGGCCGGCAAGGGCGTCATGTCCGACCTCGACAAGCTGAACGACATCGCCGACAACATCAACGGCAAGTCGTTCTGCGCGCTCGGCGACGGCGCCGCCAGCCCGATCTTCTCCTCGCTCAAGTACTTCCGCGAGGAGTACGAGCAGCACATCACGGGCAAGGGCTGCCCCTTCGACCCCAAGAAGTCGACCCTCTGGGCTGACACGGAGGTGAACGCATGA
- a CDS encoding NADH-quinone oxidoreductase subunit M, with protein sequence MNVPLLTVTAAVPAVGAILTAAVPAARRTAAKWLALLFSLATLALAVLVAIRFEPGGDRYQLTESHAWIADFGVRYELGVDGIAVALIALTALLIPFVIGAGWNDADPLETHSSRWRPTQGFFALILLVEAMVIISFEATDVFLFYIFFEAMLIPMYFLIGGFGDRAHAGSEENAAAQRSYAAVKFLLYNLVGGLIMLAAVIGLYVVAGNFSLQEIAAARAAGTLDMATNTERLLFLGFFFAFAVKAPLWPLHTWLPNAMGESTAPVAVLITAVVDKVGTFAMLRFCLGLFPDASKWATPVILVLALISIVYGALVAVGQRDIKRLVAYASISHFGFIVLGIFAMTSQGQSGATLYMVNHGISTAALMLVAGFLISRRGSRLIADYGGVQKVAPVLAGTFLIGGLATLSLPGLAPFVSEFLVLVGTFARYPVVGIIATVGIVLAALYTLVLYQRTMTGPVKEEVRTMPDLRLREVLVVAPLIVLLIGLGVYPKPLTEIVNPAVKHTMSDVKQTDPKPEVVVDAKNGEAAK encoded by the coding sequence ATGAATGTCCCGCTTCTGACGGTGACGGCGGCCGTGCCCGCGGTCGGCGCGATCCTGACGGCGGCCGTCCCGGCCGCCCGCAGGACCGCCGCCAAGTGGCTCGCGCTGCTGTTCTCGCTGGCGACACTGGCCCTGGCCGTGCTCGTCGCGATCCGCTTCGAGCCCGGTGGCGACCGCTACCAGCTCACCGAATCCCACGCGTGGATCGCCGACTTCGGCGTCCGCTACGAGCTCGGCGTCGACGGCATCGCGGTGGCGCTGATCGCGCTCACCGCGCTGCTGATCCCCTTCGTGATCGGCGCCGGCTGGAACGACGCCGACCCGCTGGAGACCCATTCCTCGCGGTGGCGGCCGACCCAGGGCTTCTTCGCCCTGATCCTGCTGGTCGAGGCGATGGTGATCATCTCCTTCGAGGCCACCGACGTCTTCCTCTTCTACATCTTCTTCGAAGCCATGCTCATCCCGATGTACTTCCTCATCGGCGGCTTCGGGGACCGGGCGCACGCCGGGTCCGAGGAGAACGCGGCCGCGCAACGCTCCTACGCCGCGGTCAAGTTCCTCCTCTACAACCTCGTCGGCGGTCTGATCATGCTGGCGGCCGTCATCGGGCTGTACGTGGTCGCGGGGAACTTCTCGCTCCAGGAGATCGCCGCCGCCCGCGCCGCGGGCACGCTCGACATGGCGACCAACACCGAGCGGCTGCTGTTCCTCGGCTTCTTCTTCGCCTTCGCGGTGAAGGCCCCGCTGTGGCCGCTGCACACCTGGCTGCCGAACGCGATGGGGGAGTCCACCGCCCCGGTGGCCGTCCTCATCACCGCGGTCGTCGACAAGGTCGGCACCTTCGCGATGCTCCGCTTCTGCCTCGGGCTGTTCCCCGACGCCAGCAAGTGGGCCACGCCCGTGATCCTCGTACTCGCCCTGATCAGCATCGTCTACGGCGCGCTGGTCGCGGTCGGGCAGCGGGACATCAAGCGGCTGGTCGCCTACGCCTCGATCTCGCACTTCGGGTTCATCGTCCTGGGCATCTTCGCGATGACCTCGCAGGGGCAGTCGGGCGCCACCCTCTACATGGTCAACCACGGGATCTCGACGGCGGCGCTGATGCTGGTGGCCGGCTTCCTGATCTCGCGGCGCGGCTCCCGGCTCATCGCCGACTACGGCGGCGTGCAGAAGGTGGCCCCGGTGCTCGCCGGCACCTTCCTGATCGGTGGTCTGGCCACCCTGTCGCTGCCCGGACTCGCCCCGTTCGTCAGCGAGTTCCTGGTCCTGGTCGGCACGTTCGCCCGCTACCCGGTGGTCGGCATCATCGCCACCGTGGGCATCGTGCTCGCCGCGCTCTACACCCTGGTGCTCTACCAGCGCACGATGACCGGCCCCGTGAAGGAGGAGGTCCGCACCATGCCGGACCTGCGCCTGCGCGAGGTGCTCGTGGTCGCGCCGCTGATCGTGCTCCTGATCGGCCTCGGCGTGTACCCGAAGCCGCTGACCGAGATCGTCAACCCGGCGGTGAAGCACACCATGTCGGACGTGAAACAGACCGACCCGAAGCCAGAGGTCGTGGTCGACGCCAAGAACGGGGAGGCGGCGAAGTGA
- the nuoK gene encoding NADH-quinone oxidoreductase subunit NuoK, which translates to MNPVNYLYLAALLFTIGAAGVLVRKNAIVLFMCVELMLNACNLAFVAFSRMHGNLDGQIIAFFTMVVAAAEVVVGLAIIVSFFRTRHSASVDDANLMKL; encoded by the coding sequence GTGAACCCGGTCAACTACCTGTACCTGGCCGCCCTGCTGTTCACCATCGGCGCGGCCGGCGTACTCGTCCGGAAGAACGCGATCGTGCTGTTCATGTGCGTGGAGCTGATGCTCAACGCCTGCAACCTCGCCTTCGTCGCCTTCTCCCGGATGCACGGCAATCTCGACGGCCAGATCATCGCCTTCTTCACGATGGTCGTCGCCGCCGCGGAGGTCGTGGTGGGCCTCGCGATCATCGTGTCGTTCTTCCGTACCCGCCACTCGGCCTCGGTCGACGACGCCAACCTGATGAAGCTGTAA
- a CDS encoding NADH-quinone oxidoreductase subunit G — protein sequence MTVTTHAPAGGGEAAVPPENTVSLTIDGIELSVPKGTLVIRAAEQIGIEIPRFCDHPLLDPAGACRQCIVEVEGQRKPMASCTITCTDGMVVKTQLTSPVADKAQRGVMELLLINHPLDCPVCDKGGECPLQNQAMSHGNSDSRFDGHKRTYEKPVPISTQVLLDRERCVLCARCTRFSNQVAGDPMIELVERGALQQVGIGEGDPFESYFSGNTIQICPVGALTSAAYRFRSRPFDLVSSPSVCEHCAGGCATRTDHRRGKVLRRLAAEDPEVNEEWICDKGRFGFRYAQRPDRLTTPLVRGTDGVLAPASWPEALEAAANGLAAARGRAGVLTGGRLTVEDAYAYAKFARVVLDTNDIDFRARVHSAEESEFLASSVAGTGRDLDGKGVTYSALEAAPAVLLVGIESEEEAPGVFLRLRKAHRRHKQRTFALAPFATRGLEKAGGTLLGAAPGTEPAWLDALASRSGLEQGGHAAADALRESGAVIVVGERLAAVPGALTAAVRAAAATGAKLVWIPRRAGERAAVEAGALASLLPGGRPATDPRARDEVATAWGLDELPHRYGRDTGQIVEAAAGRELSALLVAGVEVTDLPDPARARIALQEAFVVSLELRPGEVTDHADVVFPVAAVAEKAGAFINWEGRVRPFEAALKPDQMTRRLAPADGRVLHMLADAADRPIALPDVHAVRREIDRLGPWAGERATAQSADTVQLPRPAAGEAVLAGHRLLLDQGRLQDGDEALAGTRHEASARLSAATAAETGVKTGDVLAVTGPTGSVELPLRITEMPDRVVWLPMNSTGAGVLADTGARPGTLVRIGPATPAAADDTTAEVGA from the coding sequence ATGACCGTCACCACTCACGCCCCCGCCGGTGGCGGCGAGGCGGCGGTGCCGCCGGAGAACACGGTGTCCCTGACCATCGACGGCATCGAACTGTCCGTGCCCAAGGGCACGTTGGTCATCCGGGCCGCCGAGCAGATCGGCATCGAGATCCCCCGGTTCTGCGACCACCCCCTCCTCGACCCCGCCGGCGCCTGCCGCCAGTGCATCGTCGAGGTGGAGGGCCAGCGCAAGCCGATGGCCTCCTGCACCATCACCTGCACCGACGGCATGGTCGTCAAGACCCAGCTGACCTCCCCGGTCGCCGACAAGGCCCAGCGCGGTGTGATGGAGCTGCTGCTCATCAACCACCCGCTGGACTGCCCGGTCTGCGACAAGGGCGGCGAGTGCCCGCTGCAGAACCAGGCGATGTCGCACGGCAACTCCGACTCCCGGTTCGACGGGCACAAGCGGACCTACGAGAAGCCGGTCCCGATCTCCACGCAGGTGCTGCTCGACCGCGAGCGGTGCGTGCTGTGCGCGCGCTGCACCCGCTTCTCCAACCAGGTGGCCGGCGACCCGATGATCGAACTGGTCGAGCGCGGCGCGCTCCAGCAGGTCGGCATCGGCGAGGGCGACCCGTTCGAGTCGTACTTCTCCGGCAACACCATCCAGATCTGCCCGGTCGGCGCGCTCACCTCCGCCGCCTACCGGTTCCGCTCCCGCCCCTTCGACCTCGTCTCCTCCCCGAGCGTGTGCGAGCACTGCGCGGGCGGCTGCGCGACCCGGACCGACCACCGCCGCGGCAAGGTGCTGCGCCGGCTGGCCGCCGAGGACCCCGAGGTCAACGAGGAGTGGATCTGCGACAAGGGCCGCTTCGGGTTCCGCTACGCCCAGCGCCCCGACCGGCTCACCACCCCGCTGGTGCGCGGCACGGACGGGGTCCTCGCCCCGGCGAGCTGGCCCGAGGCCCTGGAGGCGGCGGCGAACGGTCTCGCGGCCGCCCGCGGCCGGGCCGGGGTGCTGACCGGCGGACGGCTCACCGTCGAGGACGCCTACGCGTACGCCAAGTTCGCCCGGGTCGTCCTCGACACCAACGACATCGACTTCCGGGCCCGGGTGCACAGCGCGGAGGAGTCCGAGTTCCTGGCCTCCTCGGTGGCGGGCACCGGCCGGGACCTCGACGGCAAGGGCGTCACGTACTCCGCGCTGGAGGCCGCGCCCGCCGTCCTGCTCGTCGGCATCGAGTCCGAGGAGGAGGCCCCCGGCGTCTTCCTGCGGCTGCGCAAGGCGCACCGCAGGCACAAGCAGCGGACGTTCGCGCTGGCCCCCTTCGCCACGCGCGGCCTGGAGAAGGCGGGCGGCACCCTGCTGGGCGCCGCCCCCGGCACCGAACCGGCCTGGCTGGACGCGCTGGCCTCCCGCTCCGGTCTGGAGCAGGGCGGCCACGCCGCGGCCGACGCGCTGCGCGAGTCCGGTGCGGTCATCGTCGTCGGCGAGCGCCTCGCGGCGGTGCCCGGCGCCCTGACCGCGGCCGTCCGGGCCGCCGCCGCCACCGGCGCGAAGCTGGTGTGGATCCCGCGCCGGGCCGGGGAGCGGGCCGCCGTCGAGGCGGGCGCCCTCGCGTCCCTGCTGCCGGGCGGCCGCCCGGCCACCGACCCGCGGGCCCGCGACGAGGTCGCCACGGCCTGGGGCCTGGACGAACTCCCGCACCGCTACGGCCGCGACACCGGCCAGATCGTCGAGGCGGCCGCCGGGCGCGAACTGTCCGCCCTGCTGGTCGCCGGCGTCGAGGTCACCGACCTGCCGGACCCGGCCCGCGCCCGGATCGCCCTCCAGGAGGCCTTCGTGGTCTCCCTGGAACTGCGGCCCGGCGAGGTCACCGACCACGCCGACGTGGTCTTCCCGGTGGCCGCGGTCGCCGAGAAGGCGGGCGCGTTCATCAACTGGGAGGGCAGGGTCCGACCGTTCGAGGCCGCGCTGAAGCCCGACCAGATGACGCGCCGGCTCGCCCCGGCCGACGGCCGCGTGCTGCACATGCTGGCCGACGCCGCCGACCGGCCGATCGCCCTGCCCGACGTGCACGCCGTACGCCGGGAGATCGACCGGCTCGGCCCCTGGGCCGGGGAACGCGCCACCGCGCAGTCCGCGGACACCGTGCAGCTGCCCCGCCCCGCCGCGGGCGAGGCCGTCCTCGCCGGCCACCGGCTGCTGCTCGACCAGGGCCGCCTCCAGGACGGCGACGAGGCCCTGGCCGGCACCCGGCACGAGGCCAGTGCCCGCCTGTCGGCCGCCACGGCCGCCGAGACGGGCGTCAAGACCGGCGACGTCCTCGCGGTGACCGGCCCGACCGGCAGCGTGGAGCTGCCGCTGCGGATCACGGAGATGCCCGACCGGGTGGTCTGGCTCCCGATGAACTCCACCGGCGCCGGCGTCCTTGCCGACACCGGCGCCCGTCCGGGCACCCTCGTACGCATCGGCCCGGCGACCCCGGCCGCCGCGGACGACACCACTGCGGAGGTGGGCGCGTGA
- the nuoI gene encoding NADH-quinone oxidoreductase subunit NuoI, translated as MSDADQNEKWQNPVAGFGVTFKAMFKKRLTEQYPEQQKTTAPRFHGRHQLNRHPDGLEKCIGCELCAWACPADAIYVEGADNTEEERYSPGERYGRVYQINYARCILCGLCVEACPTRALTMTNEFELADSSRESLIYTKEQLLAGLTEGMVEAPHSIFPGTDDTDYYQGLVTGAAPGTVRQVAVSKGEVAEEGAGEESDTHEGVGA; from the coding sequence ATGTCTGACGCGGACCAGAACGAGAAGTGGCAGAACCCGGTGGCCGGCTTCGGCGTGACCTTCAAGGCCATGTTCAAGAAGCGGCTCACCGAGCAGTACCCGGAGCAGCAGAAGACGACCGCGCCCCGCTTCCACGGACGGCACCAGCTCAACCGTCACCCCGACGGTCTGGAGAAGTGCATCGGCTGCGAGTTGTGCGCCTGGGCCTGTCCCGCCGACGCGATCTACGTGGAGGGCGCGGACAACACCGAGGAGGAGCGCTACTCCCCGGGTGAGCGGTACGGCCGCGTCTACCAGATCAACTACGCCCGCTGCATCCTGTGCGGGCTGTGCGTCGAGGCGTGCCCCACGCGGGCGCTGACGATGACGAACGAGTTCGAACTGGCCGACTCCAGCCGCGAATCGCTGATCTACACCAAGGAGCAGCTGCTGGCGGGGCTGACGGAGGGCATGGTCGAGGCCCCGCACTCGATCTTCCCCGGGACCGACGACACCGACTACTACCAGGGCCTGGTGACCGGGGCCGCTCCCGGAACGGTCCGACAGGTCGCCGTCTCCAAGGGCGAGGTCGCCGAGGAAGGCGCCGGCGAGGAGAGCGACACGCACGAGGGGGTGGGGGCATGA